The following nucleotide sequence is from Trifolium pratense cultivar HEN17-A07 linkage group LG2, ARS_RC_1.1, whole genome shotgun sequence.
taactacatattaaacataattaactatatatttaaattgtgttaaccaatttttttttataagcattgtATTAACCATCTGATTTGTTGAGGAAATTTGATGTCTAATTTATGTGTCAAAATAATGCAACTCAAGGCGATACTTCAAAATAACAGTTAAATAATTTAGAGTAATTTATGTTGGCGGTACAATTTTCAGCAGAATATTCTTCCCAAAGAGCGTGATTCATAATTTGCGGTGATCATCTCTCTTAATATAATAGCTTGACTGATCAAAGTGagtctcttttttttaattttattttgttgacaaacaaaaataacgatattcattaattcaaattgGTAAATATtacatcaatcaaaatcattacatattcaaaattgctaaaaactaaaaaggatgaatctgcgaataagctcacaacatccgagttaataacataaaatgacTTTATCTTTAAGCTTGTAATTGATATGACGAAATACAAGTGTCCGGAATAgtcatgcctccggatctgctACGTTGAAGACGCTGAAGTCATTGAATCTGTATTTGATCTGAATCAAGCAAATCTGCAAatctaaacaaaacaaacaccgtacaaaGACGGGTCTCAAAACAAACACCACACAAAGACGGGAATCAAAGTGAGTCtctttaaaacaataaaaataattgaattgtCCCACTCGTTGTCTTTCCTAGTTCTCAGCAAATGGCAACACCATTTATGTGTATTTCATCTTGAATGCTAGTAAAGTGTCTTTTAAAGAATTGAAAAAGATGTTACATTAACACATGTTTAACTTATAACCTAGTAGAGGTTCGTGGTTGGTATTGTTGTTTCAAAATGTTGTGGTAATGTTACTACAACAAAGAGGatttcacaaaaagaaaaaaataaaattaataatgtaaTGGTGATGACTCCGCAAAAATGTAGAACAAAGATGATTGTGTAAGACTCTAAAGCGTATGTGATGATgtgaaccctaattttttagGTTTGATTTGTCTACGCTTGTTTATTTATATACTAGATGCAACAAAATAATAGTGAATCTCGTTTGGAGTACTTTGGACTTCCTTTGCACACCCACACCAAGCTTATCGGCAATGGTAGTTTATTACATAGCAATAGATTCTTCAATTCTATTTGCGCGTGTACACGTACACACATATACTCGTGTCTTTTTTCTGAGAAGACCTTTAAAGAGATGTGACCTTTCACTAACCCGTTATGGTGAGGAGATACAACTCTTCAAAGAAGAGATgtaacgatattcattcatgcTCTTTGATGAGAAAACACAACCCTTCAAAAAAGAGATGTGACTTTTCACTAATGCATTTTGGGGAAAAGACACACATAAGAGATGTAGTTTTCCATGCATTAATGCAATAACACATCTATTAAACATGTGCATCTTTTTTCTTCTAGCTTACACCTTCTCTCTATTACTCATGATGATTACTCTATTATTCAATGCTTAGTGCATTATTATTTCAAGGAACTACATTCTAAATGAAAAGTTATAAGTAAGAAGTGAAATTATACTGAAGAAGGGATTCATTAATGACATGTAGAATTCAGTGTTGTAGTTAACAGATATGAAATAAAAGGAGTTAATCTGGTTGAGGATTGCATTGATTTTATTAAGTTTCAACAATCCATTGATGAAATGGAGTTGATTGATGTTCCAATGGTTGGAGAAAATGTTTCATGGTACATATATGTTTGATGGATTTATTATGAACTGAatcaatacatttattttatctgAAAATCTTATCAGATAACAGATAATTAAAGGTTTATATAACAGTGATAATCATGATCAATTATAGGGATAGGAaacacaaagaaagaaaaaagaaaagagcgTGGGGGAAAAATAGAACTTGTTCCCTTAGTAAAACGTGTGGATTTAGTTGGCCACGCTATGGAGCACAACCGTCTCGATAGTGAGTCCTGGTCCAAAACCGAAAAGCACACCCCATTCAAGTCCCTCGCCTGTTGTAGCAAGTCCGTCTTCTTTTGACTTCCTCCTCATCTCATCCAATATGAATAACACACACGCACTTGACATGTTACCATATTCGCTAAGTACATTTCGAGTGGCTTGCATTTTCTCTGGCTTTAAGCCCAACTTAGCTTCAACTTGGTCAAGAATTGCTGGTCCACCAGGGTGTGCAATCCAAAAGAGCGAATTGTAATCAGAGATGTTCAAAGGTTGAAATGCATCAACAAGAGCTTTCTCAATGTTATTTGAGACAAGGCTAGGAACATCCTTGAGGAGATGGAATGTCAACCCTGCTTCACGAAGGTGACCATCAATGGCTCCTTCACTATCAGGAGCGATTGTTTGTGCGGTCCATACCAATTCAAACAAAGGCTTCTCAACTTCTGGTAACGGATCTGAACCAACAATCACAGCTGCCGCACCATCTCCAAACAACGCCTGTCCCACAAGACTATCAAGATGGGTGTCACTCGGACCACGAAAGGTTACTGCAGTGATCTCTGAACAAACCACCAATACACGAGCACCTTTGTTATTTTCAGCCAAGTCTTTAGCTAAACGAAGCACCGTACCACCAGCGAAACAACCTTGTTGGTACATCATATAACGCTTCACATGTGGACGAAGGCCTAAAAGCTTTGTGAGCTGATAGTCGGCACCAGGCATGTCCACACCACTTGTGGCTGAGAAGAATTTTAGAAGTGATGCACCATAAGCAAAATAATCCTACGGGgatattttgtgacaacaagtCGGCAATAGCATTGAGTAAAAATCCAGTTTTTCATGGAAGGTCCAAGTATATTGATATTCGGTTTCATAAGATACGAGAACTAGTTGATGAAAAAGAAGTTGTGATCGAATATTGTCCCACCGAAGAGCAAGTTGCAGATATTTTCACAAAGCCTTTGAAGATTGAGTTATTTTACAAGTTGAAGAAGATGCTTGGAATGACAAGTTTGAAAGCTTGATTTAAGGGAGGCAATGTTAGCTAAATAAATCAAGAGACTAGTAGAAACCTTGAGAAGCAAGTAGAAGTGTAGAACTATACTTGGCCATTAAAGAAATGTTTTTCATTGGACCTCATGAGAAACCGCCCACCTTGCCTCCACCGTTTGTTTTGATTAGCTTAATCCATAAGTATTTGTTTGCTTAATTATTAAGTATCTAAGGCTATAAATAGCCATGTACCATATCATTGTTGTAACATATCAAAAGTTAGTAATCAAATATAGACATAGTGTATTGAAGTTCATAAACTCTTCCTCtgttttcttgtttcaattttatttcTATATGTTCCACTGATATCAAATTGATATCAGAGCAGGTTAGATCCTGCGGGTGTTGGTGTCATAAATAGTTTGAGTGTGTGAGGAACAAAAGAGTTCTCATTGTGTCAAAAATTATTGTGAGTATATTTTCAAAGAGATATGGATACTAATTACAATTTCGTTTGATCCGGTCCTAAATTAAATACCGAGTTAGATTTTGATTATTGGGAGATGTTGATGACAACACATCTTAAAGCTCACAATATTTAGAGCTATGTTGAAACTGGTTTGCAAGAAGGAGCTGATGATACCGCTCGTAGAAGGGACCAATTGACACTCTCACAAATACACCAAGGAATAGAGTATTCAATGTTTGGCAAGATAGCAAATGCCAAAACTGCTAAAGAAGCGTGGGACATATTGAAGTTGTCACGTAAAGGAGTTGAGAAAGCTCAGAAATCAAAATTGCAATCTCTGCGACGAGAATATGAATGGTACGATGTCGAATTCAGAAACAGTAGAACAATATTTTTCTCGAATTATAAATCTTGTCAACAAAATGAGGGTGTATGGAGAAGACATCCCGGATAGCAGAGTAGTGAGAAAATTCTACGCACCATGCCGATGAAGTTTGATCATGTGGTGACGACGATAATTGAGTCGCACGATACAGACACCTTGTCTGTAGCAGAGTTGCAAGGAAGTATTGAAAGTCATGTCAATAGAATATTGGAGAAAACGGAAAAAGTTAAAGAAGAAGCCTTAAAGAGTCAATTGAATTTCAACAATGTTGGTGAGTCAAGTCAAATGGGAGAAGGCAGAGGTCGTGATAATTTTAATCATGGAGGCTGAGGAAATTTTAGAGGCCGAGGTCGAGGAACCTTTTGAGGAAGAGGACGTGGCAATTTCAACCAATGGAGAGACAACAATTTCAATCCATCATATCAAGGAAGAGGCAGAAATAATTTCGGTTCTAGCTTCCgtggaagaggaagaggaaaCTATCATCAAAAGAGGACaaattataattgttttcaTTGTGGAAAATCTGGGCATAAAGTAGCTGATTGCAGATATCAACAACAGGCAAACATGGCAGAAAGTACGTATCAACACACTGGTGAGAATTATGAAAATCCACACAGTTTATTTTTAGCAAGTAATACGTTTCCAGAAGAAGAAAACATTTGGTATTTGGATACTGGATGTAGTAATCACATGTGTGGGAAAAAAAAGCTATTTTCTTCTCTAAACGAATCAGTAAAATCTACCGTGAAGTTTGGAAATAAttcaaatattccaattttgggGAAATGCCAAATTGCTATTCGATTGAAAGATGGATCTCAGAACTTTATTGGTGATGTTTTCTATGCTCCTGGTCTTCATCACAATCTATTGAGTATGAGACAGTTGTCAGAGAAAGGGTACAATGTGCATATTCACAATGGTTTCTGCACATTGATCGACAGAAATGGAAGATTCATCACGAAGGTAAAAATGACACCTAATCGCCTATTCCCATTAAGAATTCAACATGATAGATTTCCTTGTTTGAGTTCTATTATTCCAAATGATGATTGGTTGTGGCACATGAGATTTGGTCACTTCCATTTTTCTGGCTTGAATTACTTGTCACGAAAAGAATATGTTTCTGGGTTGCCTGTTGTGAATATTCCGAGTGGAGTATGTGAAACTTGTCAAATTGGAAAGAAGCATAGAGATATTTCCAACCGGAAAGTCTTGGAGAGCGAGGAAACTACTAGAGATAGTTCATTCAGATTTGTGTTCAGTTGAGATACCAACACCTGGTGGCTGCAGGTATTTTATTACATTTATTGATGACTTCAGTAGAAAAGATTGGGCATACTTTTTGAAGCAGAAATGAGAAGCTTGTGATGTCGTCAAGACATTCAAGGCATTTGTAGAAAAACAAAGTGGTTGCAGAATCAAAGCTTTGAGAACAGACAGAGGCCAAGAATACCTCGCTGGTACAAATTTCTTTGAGCAACATGGAATTGAGCATCAGTTAACAACAAGATACACGGCTCAACATAATGGAGTTGCCGAACGGAAGAATAGGACAATCATGGATATAGTGAGATGCATgctcaaaacaaaacaaataccGAAAGAATTTTGGGGCAGAAGCAGTTGCTACTGCAGTATATATTTTGAATAGGTGTCCAACAAAAAGTGTTCGAGAAAAGACTCCCGAAGAAGCATGGAGTGGAAGAAGACCTTCGATCCGACACCTCAGAGTTTTTGGATGTATAGCATATGCTCATGTACCAGATCAACTCCGAAAGAAGTTAGATGACAAAGATGAAAGATGTGTCTTTTTTGGCTATAGTCCAAACTCAAAAGCCTACAAACTTTACAACCCAGAGACAAAGAAGGTGATTTTCAGTCGAGATGTGACTTTTGATGAAGGAGGAATGTGGAATTGGTCCTCAAAGTCACAAAAAGAGCCGGTAGTAACATTAAATGATTACGAAGATGAGAACGAACAAGAGACGGAACATGTAGATCCAATAACTGACGAGCCAGAAACATTTGATAGACTACAAAGGCAGCGGAGATTACCAGCCAGACTGCAAGATTGTGTTTTAGGGAACGATAACAACGCATCGGATGAAGAAATTATCTGATACCAATTTGATATCAGTGGGACATATAgaaataaaattgaaacaagaaaacaGAGGAAGAGTTTATGAACTTCAGTACACTATGTCTATATTTGATTACCAACTTTTGATATGTTACAACAATGATGGTACATGGCTATTTATAGCCTTAGATACTTAAtaattaagcaaataaatacTTAATCAAAACAAACGGTGGAGGCAAGGTGGGCGGTTTCTCATGAGGTCCAATGAAAAACATTTCCTTAATGGCCAAGTATAGTTCTACTTGCTTCTCAAGGTTTCTAGTAGTCTCTTGCACTTATGGAAGTCCCTTGTTCCtaaatatataaagagaattttCTTGCATGTTCATAACTCACATCATATAACAAACACCAATATACAAATAAATCTATAGTcttacaaaacaaattattttttatcacaCCAATCATTTGGTGCTCCAACAATGTTATTCATAGGATCCCACCCTAATCCAGTTTCTTTCCCAAACAAGTTGTACCATGCTCGCCAATTTTTTCTTAGACTGCCATACCTGTTCTTTAGTTGAACTTTCTCATACTTCCGGTCAACTCATTAAATCGGGAAATAATGTTTTTCCACCCTTTTTTCGTAAAACTGGTACCAACACATTCACCCTTATAAACTTGATACAAACAAGTTTTGACAAAGTTTTCAGTTGACTTATTCACCCCATCTTTAGTTGTAGAGGCCGTAGTAGAACAAATTGAGATAAAATTGgtaattgaaaaataaaccTTCATTCCAAAAAACCATGAAAACTATTAATTGTGTGAACCAGCTATAGTAGGTCACATGCATAGGTCCACCGGTGGACCCTTATTTTTGGGTTCATATAAGTGGCTtcccaatttttaatttttctttaaagaTAAACTTAAATGGCTTGAATCGAGAGTCTCTAAGACTTAACTCAACTCTTttagatttaatatttttaatattttattggaattcaaactcaaaatttcacaaattttagtGAATTTCTAATTGTAACTACcacttcaacaaaaacaaaaatagaagaaaaatttaATAACATAGATAATATTTTGCCCAAGTGTATACTGTCAGTGCCACATCATTAATAACATTaacacatcatcaaaattgattcaaaaattaa
It contains:
- the LOC123909785 gene encoding chalcone synthase 1A isoform X2, giving the protein MVTVNEIRQAQRAEGPATVFAIGTATPKNCVDQSTYPDYYFRITNSEHKTELKEKFQRMCDKSMIKKRYMHLTEEILKENPSLCEYMAPSLDARQDMVVVEVPRLGKEAATKAIKEWGQPKSKITHLIFCTTSGVDMPGADYQLTKLLGLRPHVKRYMMYQQGCFAGGTVLRLAKDLAENNKGARVLVVCSEITAVTFRGPSDTHLDSLVGQALFGDGAAAVIVGSDPLPEVEKPLFELVWTAQTIAPDSEGAIDGHLREAGLTFHLLKDVPSLVSNNIEKALVDAFQPLNISDYNSLFWIAHPGGPAILDQVEAKLGLKPEKMQATRNVLSEYGNMSSACVLFILDEMRRKSKEDGLATTGEGLEWGVLFGFGPGLTIETVVLHSVAN